In Kangiella koreensis DSM 16069, the DNA window AGGTATAGCTGATCTACAGGTTGAGCAAATCACTGGGCTACCAATGTTAGTCATTGAACCAGATGCAAAGAAACTGGCTCAATATGGCATCTCCAAAGCATTGTTACAGCAGCAACTTGCTACTGCCATGAGAGGAACTGTTGCCGGGAAATATTACGAAGGTGATATTCGTTCAGACATAGTTGTTCGACTGAATGAAACCAGTCGTTCCAATATGGATAACCTTAATCGCTTACCCATACAAATTAATGGCGATACGGCAGTTCCTTTACAGGAATTAGCAACGGTGAAACAAGTTATTGGCGCTAACCAGGTCAACCGTGAGAATGGTAAGAGGAGGGTGGTTGTAACTGCTAATGTCAGAGGTCGAGATCTCGGTTCATTCGTTGAAGATATTCAAACAGCTATCAATAGTAATGTTGATATCCCTGCTGGATATTGGGTCGAATACGGTGGTACCTACCAGAAACTTCAATCAGCATCTGACCGGTTAAGCCTTGTGGTACCCTTGACGTTGCTGATGATCATTGGTTTGCTAATTTTAGCGCTGGGCTCAATTAAAGATGCACTGATAATCTTCTCAGGAGTACCACTGGCTTTAACCGGTGGCGTTGCCGCTTTGATGTTGCGTGACATTCCATTTTCAATTTCAGCAGCAGTTGGCTTTATTGCTCTATCCGGTATTGCAATTTTAAATGGACTGGTTATGGTGTCCTTCATCAGAGAGCTAATCAAAGATCGTATCACTCTGGATAAAGCTATTTTCCAAGGCGCATTAACCCGTTTAAGACCTGTGTTAACAACCGCTTTGGTTGCCTCTCTAGGTTTTGTTCCGATGGCGTTAAATACTGGCATTGGTTCTGAAGTACAGCGTCCATTGGCAACCGTTGTGATTGGTGGCATTATCTCTTCCACCTTGCTAACCCTGTTCGTAATTCCGGCACTGTATAAATTACTACACAAAGAAAATACTCCCAATAAGGAGCAAGTAAGTGAATAACAAAGCGATTAATATCTGCTTAAAAATTATTGTGGCTTTGCTGGCATTGGTTTCTGCTAATGCCTTTGCACACGGCGTTGATGACAGCACGCGAAGCTTTCTCGAAAATAATACTGGTGTGCAGTTCATTCCCTTTCTATACATTGGCGCTAAGCATATGGTGACCGGTTATGATCATTTACTGTTCCTAGCCGGTGTTATTTTCTTTCTATACAAAAGCAAAGACGTACTGTTGTATGTCACCATGTTCACCATTGGCCATAGCATCACGCTGCTGTATGGCGTGCTCAATGATATTAACGTTAATGCCTATCTGATTGATGCCATTATCGGCTTGTCCGTCGTCTATAAAGGCTTCGACAATCTTGGTGGCTTTAAGCGTTTATTTGGCCGACAACCCAACACGCAGTTAGCCGTTTTGATATTTGGCTTATTCCATGGCTTTGGCCTGGCGACCAAATTGCAAGAATTTCAATTACCTGAAGATGGCTTGTTGAGCAATCTGATCGGATTCAATATTGGCGTAGAAATAGGGCAGTTTGCAGCTTTAGGCATCATCTTGTTGCTCATCAATGCCTGGCGGAAACTACCATCCTATGAAAGGTTTTCCGTTACTACCAATACACTATTGATGAGCGCTGGCTTTATGCTGATGGGCTTCCAGCTCACAGGCTACTTCTTAAACTAATAAGACAAGAGATTAACTATGCAACCAACAGTTAGTAATAAAAGTTTACTCAAAGCGAGCATTATCGCTTTAGTGATTGCGGCAATCGCCTTAGTAACCATTATTTTGCCGTCAGAGTACAACGTTGACCCAACGGGCATTGGCCAGAAGCTTGGGCTAACAGTTTTAGCCACCGGCAAGACTGAAGAAAACAAAGTAACGCCTGTTGAAAATGATGCGCAACTTGAGTCAGCCACCAAGACTATCGAGGTGACAGTTCCGGCTGGACGTGGTATCGAATATAAGTTCGCCATGGAACAATTCTCAAAGATGGAATACGAATGGATGACTGATGGTCAGCCGCTCTATTTTGATCTGCATGGGGAACCTGAAGGTGATACTACCGGTTATTTTGAAAGTTATGTCATAGCAACCAATGCCGAAATGAAAGGATCATTTACAGCACCTTTCGCGGGTTCGCATGGTTGGTATTGGAAAAACAACTCAGATCAGGACGTTGCGATACAGTTAATCGTCGAAGGCGAATTTGAAGTTATTGGTTTAAAACAGTAAATTGGAGACAGTTATGAAAAAAATATTAAGCATTTTAGCGTTGGTAATTGTGTTTGCATCGGGCAGTGTATTTGCACACGGTTCGCACGGTAAAATCAGCGGCCAGGACGCAAAGAGCATTGCCTATAAGTCAGTTAAGCAAATGACTTTTAAAGACTTAGGTTTTGAGCCAGGGAAGCTCAATGAAAGCTGGAAGAAAATCACTGATGCTGACATTTCAGTAGTCGAAGTCGGAACAGGTTATTTCGTCGTGAGTGCAAAAAACACATCGGAAGAAGCAACTATTTATTTCAAGATAGCCACTAATGGTCAGGTACTGGCTGCAAGCGAAACGAATAATTTCTTAGAGGAATAACATGATCGAAATCATTCCAAATTGGCACCCAATATTTGTTCACTTTACCGTAGCATTACTTGTTATCTGCGGTATTTTTCAGCTCGTGCTTTGGGTTTTCCCCAGAAAAGCAACTACTACGGCAATGAGTGCCCTGGGTTGGCTTGTCATACTTGGCGCTGTTGCTGTTCTTGCAACTGTTGGTACAGGCTTACAAGCTTATTATAGCGTTGCTCACGATACACCATCTCATTTAGCGATGACCGATCATCGCAATTGGGCGTTGGCGACAAGTGCTGTTTTTCTGATTGGCGCGGCTTTATTTTATCTCTTTCCAAGAAAACACCAGTATCTTGCAGGCCTCTTTTTCGTTGCAGCTTTAATCTTAGTGTCGATCACAGCTTATAAAGGCGGCGATCTTGTATATCGCCATGGGTTAGGGGTGATGTCACTTCCAGAGGTGTCTGGTGAAGGACATGATCACGACCATGGTGACGGCAAAGGGCACGATGAGCAAAGCAATCACCACGGTGATACAGAAGAAAGCACTGCAAAAGCTAGTGTTGCTCATGCTCACGATGACACGCATGCACATCAGGGTGATAGCCAAGCTCATCATGCAAATGAAGATGATAGAGCATACATCAACCAAATAATCGCTGATGTTAAATACGGTTGGGAAAATGGTGATGGAGCTCCGTTCCGGAAGCATTTCCTTGATTTTGAAGGTGCCCGATATGTAGAGTCAGGTGGTCAGAACGAAGGCCTTAACGATCTGGTGACTCATCATGTAGAACCAGAAAAAGATACTCTTGAATATCTTTCTTTGGAATTCTCAAATATAGAAATACACTTTGAGAACGGCTTTGCCTGGGCAGTAGCCGATACCCGAGTTAAAGGTAAAGTTAACAAAACGGGATATGAGTTTGATAAATCAGGCTACCAGACATTCCTGTTCCGCAAAGTAAACGACCAATGGAAAGTGATACATACTCACTCATCATCGCGCGATTATCGTGGCGATGAGGTAAAAGACGATCCCAAAGAAGACACCAATGAAGAACCTCATGAGCATTAAGTGTCATTTCTGAATATTAGCAGCACGTATAAAAGCCCCTAATAAAAAAACGGGGCTTTTTTTTATTATTCAATCCCAAACCAAGACTCCAGTGCATCAAATAAGTACAACACTTTGGAGTTTTAATAATGACATCGATCTTTTCCAAGATACTGTACGGTATCACGTTAGCTATAGTGACTCAGCAAGTCAGCGCCCTTAGTTTAGCTGAAGAGCTTGCACAGCAAGATGCTGGGGTCTTTGAAAGAGGTTGTAATGCGTTTGATTCTGACTAGTTAAAACATCATGTTGGTGAAGATTTGTTGTAGTGGTCATTGGGTTAATCATTGATGTGATTGTATAAAGTGGCACTCGTCATATTTCACATTTGAAATCCTGAGGAAAAACTCGAACGATGAAATCTTATAAGCCACAATATTATATACCAGTTTTGAAATATTATGTGTAGTGGGAAAACAAACCCGAACACCATTTTAGGTAAATAGGTGTTCAATGAAAAGAAAACAAACCCGAACGTTCACAGAGTTTAAATATGACACAGCGAGCTTAGTGCTTGATCAAGGTTATAGTTTTACAGAAGCCTGTCGAGTTCTTGATGTGCATGACAATACTTTGCGTAACTGGGTAAAGCGCTTGAGTTAGAACGTGGTGGGCACACATCAAACAGTCAGGCCCTATCACCAGAGCAACAGCGGCTCCAGGAGCTTGAAACTCGAGTAATCCCACACGAGCGTGAAAAAGCCATTTTAAAACAGGCTACAGCTCTCTTGATGTCCGACGACCTGAAAACTACGCGCTGACAGACCGGTTGAGGGAGCATGAAACAATAGCATTGATCTGTTCAGATTTAGGTGTTGGTTTAAGCAGTTACTATGAGTGCCGTAAGTGGCACCCTCAGATAGAGGCAAAGCGACGATTGCTTCGCACAAGAGTGAAGCGTTTGTTCGTCAAGTCACGTAACTCAGCCAGTACTTACACACTGGTCGACATGCTCAAAGATGAAGGCATTGTCATGGGGCGGTTCAAGGCGGGCCGCCTAATGAAGGAGCGAGGGCTGACAAGCAAGTACCCAGGGCCTAACCATCAGTAGGTTTTACAATGAGAGTAAGCGTGTTTAAAACCGAGTTGATCAAGCCGTCAGCATCCGAGCCCGGAGAATGTTTGTTTGCTGTGTGACTGAAATCTTTAGTAAAATGATGAGAGTAAGCAAGCCAGAACTTCAGATAGGGGGACTTGATGCTGAACCGGAAACGCTTGAACAAGCCAAAAAACAGCCTTTTAGGAAGCGCGGCTTAAGTTACTACAAGGTTTTGCAAAATGGCTGCCATTCGATGAAGGCTCATTTGACCTAGTGGTATCAAGCTTGTTTTCCATCGTCTAAATACTGAGCAAAAAACAGGAGACTTTGAAGAGATAATTCATTTTTTAAAACGGGGAGGACACCTTTACGTTACTGACCGGGCGCATCTCCTTATGCTTAACGCGTCTTAGTTTGCATCATTCATATGCTAGATGACCTTGATACCACTTCAAACAGCGTTAAGAATGTTTTGCCTATTTTAATTAAAGACTCAGGACTGTGCGCTATCAAAAAATTTTATATTTCGCGACTCCTTTAGGTATTATTCGATTGTGTCAAATTAAGCTCAGTGAGCTAATGTCTAGAAGTTTTAATGATGAGAGATATCCTTAAGGATAGGTTGCTACTGGAGGCTGACATCTTCAGTGACCAAGCATCTCAATCATCAGAGCTGGATGCAAATAGCTGAACTCGTATTTATTAGCGATGATTTTAGATCACTGGGAGGCCTTTTCCAATATCTACTTAGAAAAGATATTCCGATGGCCTTGTTAGTTAACCTTGTACCGTCGTCTAACTATTAAACGTAGCTATGGTTTGTTACTTGCCGAACTTCTATAAGACTATATCGCTAGCATATCTGTCGTTAGGTTTTAGTCTGTAACTATAAGTTCTTACTGATTAATTGACAATTTTTCTATTTATTTGATTTCGATCAATATGCGCACATTTCTAATCGGTAAGATTAATAGGCAGATATTTATATTGGGGAGAGTATAATGCTACATGTCTTTAAACTACTGTTGGCACTTATAGCTTTAGTGATATCAAGTAGTGTCTTGGCATGTGAATCGTATACAGATAGCAAATCTAAGGTATTACAAATTTCAAAGCTCGTTATTGAACCTCACTCCGATACACAAAAGCTTAAAAAGTTATCATCACATCATTTTCAGCAAGAGACTGAGCGAGAAGAATTGCACCAATGTCGTTGTTGTGACCTAGGTTGCAATGGTAGTTGTGCAGATTGTATAACTTGTGTTGTTGCTTATCCAGCGATGGACAATTTGCCTGACAAAGCACTTGGAATTGTTAACCTTCGTGTAAATGTTTATCAAAAGTGTGACGTTACCCCCCCTTTTTTTTCCATAGAACACCCGCCTCAATAAAAATCTACTAACCACATATTTTTTAATCTATGGCTGGCAGTAAGAGAATACCTGCTCCAGAATAAGCAAGGTAAACGACGTCAGCGTAGCACCTTTAGAATTAATGATAACGGAGATGTACCATGAAACTTGGTAGACTAACCTTATTTTTTGGGGCCGGCTTAACTATCCTTTCGGCAAACGCACAAACCAATGATGATGAAGATGGTCGCTTTGCATTTGGAGGGTATGGTGAGACGACTTACACTCGTACTGAAGATGTAGTTGATAGCTTTAAGACTAAATTTGTTCCAATTTTTCTAGTAAAAGTATCCGATAAACTTCATGTTGAAGCTGAATTAGAGTTTTCGATAGGTGAAGACGGTGAAACGGAAACAGAACTAGAATACGGTGATATTCATTATTTCATCAATGATCAATGGACTTTTACCGCAGGGAAGTTTTTACTCCCTTTTGGGCAGTTCGGTGCAAACCTACATCCTAGCTGGATAAATAAATTGCCCTCTGTACCCGGAACCTATGGTGGACACGGTGGCAATGGACTAATGTCGGGTGTTATACCAGTGCTCAGTGATACGGGGGTTGCAATCCAGTTTACCCAACCTATCGGCAAGCATAGTAAATGGTTTATTGATCTTTATTTGGTGAATGGAGCTAGAGAAGAGGTTGAAGAACACTCTGAAGAAGCGGAGGTGGGTGAAATTGATGGGCATGGGGAAAATCTATTTCCAGAAATTGAGTTTGAAGGTGGTAGTTCAGACAACAATGATAACAAAGCGCTTGGTGGACGAGTTGGTTTAGCCTTCCTTCCTGAGTGGGAAGTAGGGTATTCGTTCTATCGGAGTAAATACGATGCATCGGGAGATTTAAGCTATAACGCATCGGCATTTGATATCAACTGGATTAGTGATTATGTTTCGGTTCGCGGAGAATATATTCGAAGCGAGGCTGACGCCTTAGTTGAAGAATTGCACGAAGGCGAATACGTAGATGAGCTGTATCGTATTGACCGCTCCGGTTGGTATATTCAAGGAACTTATAGTCTGCGCCAGCTAAATATTGAGTCATTAAATACTGTAGAGGCTGTGGTGAGGCACAGTCGATTAAAGGGTATAGACGAAGGTGAGCGCTGGACCTATGGAGTTAACTATTGGCTTTCGCCTAGTACAGCTCTGAAATTTGCCTTTGAAGACACCAAGATGTTCAACGGTGATAAAGATACTCGTGTCTTTGCACAATTTGCTTACGGTTTTTGAGGAGAATATCAATGAATTTCGCTAAATTATTTTTTACAGTCACTTTTGCTGTTATCTCTATTCAGGCTCATGGAGTAGAAGTAGGTAGTGGCGCAGAAATATATAATGACAATTGTGCTCGTTGCCACAATCCACGTCCTATTCAGGAGTTTACAGGAGCGGACTGGTCGGTGATAGTTCC includes these proteins:
- a CDS encoding phosphate porin codes for the protein MKLGRLTLFFGAGLTILSANAQTNDDEDGRFAFGGYGETTYTRTEDVVDSFKTKFVPIFLVKVSDKLHVEAELEFSIGEDGETETELEYGDIHYFINDQWTFTAGKFLLPFGQFGANLHPSWINKLPSVPGTYGGHGGNGLMSGVIPVLSDTGVAIQFTQPIGKHSKWFIDLYLVNGAREEVEEHSEEAEVGEIDGHGENLFPEIEFEGGSSDNNDNKALGGRVGLAFLPEWEVGYSFYRSKYDASGDLSYNASAFDINWISDYVSVRGEYIRSEADALVEELHEGEYVDELYRIDRSGWYIQGTYSLRQLNIESLNTVEAVVRHSRLKGIDEGERWTYGVNYWLSPSTALKFAFEDTKMFNGDKDTRVFAQFAYGF
- a CDS encoding DUF6488 family protein, with protein sequence MKKILSILALVIVFASGSVFAHGSHGKISGQDAKSIAYKSVKQMTFKDLGFEPGKLNESWKKITDADISVVEVGTGYFVVSAKNTSEEATIYFKIATNGQVLAASETNNFLEE
- a CDS encoding HupE/UreJ family protein is translated as MNNKAINICLKIIVALLALVSANAFAHGVDDSTRSFLENNTGVQFIPFLYIGAKHMVTGYDHLLFLAGVIFFLYKSKDVLLYVTMFTIGHSITLLYGVLNDINVNAYLIDAIIGLSVVYKGFDNLGGFKRLFGRQPNTQLAVLIFGLFHGFGLATKLQEFQLPEDGLLSNLIGFNIGVEIGQFAALGIILLLINAWRKLPSYERFSVTTNTLLMSAGFMLMGFQLTGYFLN
- a CDS encoding DUF2231 domain-containing protein; amino-acid sequence: MIEIIPNWHPIFVHFTVALLVICGIFQLVLWVFPRKATTTAMSALGWLVILGAVAVLATVGTGLQAYYSVAHDTPSHLAMTDHRNWALATSAVFLIGAALFYLFPRKHQYLAGLFFVAALILVSITAYKGGDLVYRHGLGVMSLPEVSGEGHDHDHGDGKGHDEQSNHHGDTEESTAKASVAHAHDDTHAHQGDSQAHHANEDDRAYINQIIADVKYGWENGDGAPFRKHFLDFEGARYVESGGQNEGLNDLVTHHVEPEKDTLEYLSLEFSNIEIHFENGFAWAVADTRVKGKVNKTGYEFDKSGYQTFLFRKVNDQWKVIHTHSSSRDYRGDEVKDDPKEDTNEEPHEH
- a CDS encoding transposase — translated: MKRKQTRTFTEFKYDTASLVLDQGYSFTEACRVLDVHDNTLRNWVKRLS